From Streptomyces sp. NBC_00683, one genomic window encodes:
- a CDS encoding GatB/YqeY domain-containing protein, translating to MTTLKSKLKEDLTTAMKARDELTSSTLRLTLTAITKEEVSGKTSRELSDDEVQKVIAKEAKKRREAAEAFAQGGRTESAERERAEGELLDAYLPKQLTDEELTGIVAAAVEEAKAAGAEGPRAMGAVMKIVNPKVTGLAEGGRVAATVKKLLAG from the coding sequence ATGACCACGCTCAAGTCCAAGCTCAAGGAAGACCTCACCACGGCCATGAAGGCGCGTGACGAGCTCACCTCGTCCACCCTCCGGCTCACCCTCACCGCGATCACCAAGGAAGAGGTCAGCGGCAAGACGTCGCGCGAGCTCTCCGACGACGAGGTGCAGAAGGTGATCGCCAAGGAGGCGAAGAAGCGCCGCGAGGCGGCCGAGGCCTTCGCACAGGGCGGCCGGACCGAGTCGGCCGAGCGGGAGAGGGCGGAGGGCGAGCTGCTCGACGCGTACCTCCCCAAGCAGCTCACGGACGAGGAGCTGACGGGCATCGTCGCCGCCGCGGTCGAGGAGGCGAAGGCCGCCGGCGCCGAGGGGCCGCGCGCGATGGGTGCCGTCATGAAGATCGTGAACCCGAAGGTGACGGGTCTCGCCGAGGGCGGCCGGGTCGCCGCCACGGTGAAGAAGCTCCTCGCGGGCTGA
- a CDS encoding transglycosylase domain-containing protein, with product MPKKRSGGGLTTTQQAAKFLGVAALSGAVLAGIALPAAGALGLAAKGTVEGFDEIPSNLKTPPLSQRTTILDSEGGLIATDYSRDRTVVPLKDISPYMQDAIIAIEDSRFYEHGAVDLKGILRAMNRNVQAGGAAQGASTLTQQYVKNVFVEEAGDDPDKVAQATQQTLGRKVRELKYAIQVEEELGKKKILENYLNITFFGQQAYGIEAASQRYFSKHAKDLKVEEAALLAGLVQSPTRYDPVNDTEEATKRRNTVLQRMAAVGDISQDEADKAIANPIKLKVSEPKNGCITAVAGSGFFCNYVRQIVLNDPAFGKTDEERAKLWNLGGLTVKTTLDPKAQRAANEAATSKVNKDDKVAASVVQVQPGSGKILSMAQSRPYGLDQKKHQTMLNLGVSNKMGGSTYGFQVGSTFKPITAAAALEKGISPAQSFSTGWKLSLPQDSYRTCSGAPAGGGNWDLQNEMESEKGSWDMTGALGKSINTYFALLEQKAGLCETVEMAKKVGYERGDGKEIEEHASITLGGEVSTPLSMASVYATFANRGTYCSPIAIEAIIDPDGKKIEVPKSECSRAMSEPTADTISQMLKGVVEDGTGTLAGLTDRDNAGKTGTTNDRLDAWFVGYTPNLSTAVWVGDDIGEKTTKMYNITIGGQYYDKVCGGCLPGPIWKIAMTGALSASETPSFNPISVPRAKPKEDKDKDKGKGRDREDGDDKPGTDDPIGGITFPPGVIGGNDGGTRGGGNGP from the coding sequence ATGCCAAAGAAGCGCTCAGGCGGGGGTCTCACCACGACTCAGCAGGCCGCCAAGTTCCTCGGTGTCGCCGCGCTGTCCGGAGCTGTGCTGGCAGGCATCGCGCTGCCGGCCGCCGGAGCGCTGGGCCTCGCAGCCAAGGGGACGGTCGAGGGATTCGACGAGATCCCTTCCAACCTCAAGACTCCGCCGCTGAGCCAGCGGACCACGATCCTGGACAGCGAGGGCGGTCTCATCGCGACCGACTACTCCCGCGACCGGACCGTCGTCCCGCTCAAGGACATCTCCCCGTACATGCAGGACGCGATCATCGCGATCGAGGACTCACGGTTCTACGAGCACGGGGCCGTCGACCTCAAGGGCATCCTGCGTGCGATGAACCGCAACGTGCAGGCAGGCGGTGCCGCGCAGGGCGCCTCGACCCTCACCCAGCAGTACGTGAAGAACGTCTTCGTGGAGGAGGCGGGCGACGACCCGGACAAGGTCGCGCAGGCCACCCAGCAGACCCTGGGCCGCAAGGTCCGTGAGCTGAAGTACGCGATCCAGGTCGAGGAAGAGCTCGGCAAGAAGAAGATCCTGGAGAACTACCTCAACATCACGTTCTTCGGGCAGCAGGCCTACGGCATCGAGGCCGCCTCCCAGCGGTACTTCTCCAAGCACGCCAAGGACCTGAAGGTGGAGGAGGCCGCGCTGCTCGCCGGCCTCGTCCAGTCGCCGACCCGGTACGACCCGGTCAACGACACGGAGGAAGCGACCAAGCGTCGCAACACCGTGCTGCAGCGTATGGCGGCCGTCGGGGACATCTCGCAGGACGAAGCCGACAAGGCCATCGCCAACCCGATCAAGCTGAAGGTCAGCGAGCCGAAGAACGGCTGCATCACGGCCGTCGCCGGCTCCGGCTTCTTCTGCAACTACGTACGCCAGATCGTCCTCAACGACCCGGCCTTCGGGAAGACCGACGAGGAGCGCGCCAAGCTCTGGAACCTCGGTGGTCTGACGGTCAAGACGACGCTCGACCCGAAGGCGCAGCGGGCCGCCAACGAGGCAGCGACCTCGAAGGTGAACAAGGACGACAAGGTCGCCGCCTCGGTGGTGCAGGTCCAGCCCGGCAGCGGCAAGATCCTCTCGATGGCCCAGTCGCGCCCGTACGGCCTGGACCAGAAGAAGCACCAGACGATGCTGAACCTCGGCGTCAGCAACAAGATGGGCGGCAGCACCTACGGCTTCCAGGTCGGTTCGACCTTCAAGCCGATCACCGCCGCCGCGGCTCTGGAGAAGGGCATCAGCCCCGCCCAGAGCTTCTCCACCGGCTGGAAGCTCTCGCTGCCGCAGGACTCGTACCGCACCTGCTCGGGTGCCCCCGCCGGCGGTGGCAACTGGGACCTGCAGAACGAGATGGAGTCCGAGAAGGGCTCCTGGGACATGACGGGTGCGCTCGGCAAGTCCATCAACACCTACTTCGCCCTGCTGGAGCAGAAGGCCGGTCTGTGCGAGACGGTCGAGATGGCGAAGAAGGTCGGCTACGAGCGGGGTGACGGCAAGGAGATCGAGGAGCACGCCTCGATCACCCTCGGCGGCGAGGTGAGCACCCCGCTGTCGATGGCCTCCGTGTACGCCACGTTCGCCAACCGGGGCACGTACTGCTCGCCGATCGCCATCGAGGCGATCATCGACCCCGACGGCAAGAAGATCGAGGTACCGAAGTCCGAGTGCTCCCGGGCGATGAGTGAGCCGACGGCGGACACCATCAGCCAGATGCTCAAGGGCGTGGTCGAGGACGGCACCGGCACGCTGGCCGGTCTCACCGACCGCGACAACGCCGGTAAGACGGGTACGACCAACGACCGCCTGGACGCCTGGTTCGTCGGCTACACCCCGAACCTCTCGACGGCGGTGTGGGTCGGCGACGACATCGGCGAGAAGACCACCAAGATGTACAACATCACCATCGGTGGCCAGTACTACGACAAGGTCTGCGGCGGCTGTCTTCCCGGTCCCATCTGGAAGATCGCGATGACCGGTGCGCTGAGCGCTTCGGAGACGCCGTCCTTCAACCCGATCTCGGTGCCTCGGGCCAAGCCGAAGGAAGACAAGGACAAGGACAAGGGCAAGGGCCGGGACCGCGAGGACGGCGACGACAAGCCGGGAACCGACGACCCGATCGGCGGCATCACCTTCCCGCCGGGCGTCATCGGCGGAAACGACGGTGGCACGCGCGGCGGTGGCAACGGTCCCTGA
- a CDS encoding WhiB family transcriptional regulator, protein MGWVTDWSAQAACRTTDPDELFVQGAAQNRAKAVCTGCPVRTECLADALDNRVEFGVWGGMTERERRALLRRRPTVTSWRRLLETARSEYERSTGLLPAAVGLEDDELHETYAAVG, encoded by the coding sequence ATGGGCTGGGTAACCGACTGGAGTGCGCAGGCAGCCTGCCGCACTACCGATCCGGATGAACTGTTCGTACAAGGGGCAGCGCAGAACAGGGCCAAGGCGGTGTGCACCGGTTGCCCGGTGCGGACCGAGTGCCTGGCTGATGCGCTGGATAATCGCGTCGAATTCGGCGTATGGGGCGGAATGACGGAGCGGGAGCGCCGCGCACTGCTGCGCAGACGGCCCACAGTCACGTCCTGGCGTCGTCTGCTGGAGACCGCACGCAGTGAGTACGAGCGGTCCACGGGCTTGCTGCCCGCAGCGGTCGGCCTGGAGGACGACGAACTGCACGAGACGTACGCAGCCGTCGGGTAG
- a CDS encoding ArsA family ATPase codes for MTLGTDIAPGLDTDALLDDPGIRIVVCCGSGGVGKTTTAAALGVRAAERGRKVVVLTIDPARRLAQSMGIDQLDNIPRRVEDIGGDGELHAMMLDMKRTFDETVEAHTDAERARAILENPFYQSLSAGFAGTQEYMAMEKLGQLRARDEWDLIVVDTPPSRSALDFLDAPKRLGSFLDGKFIRLLIAPAKIGGRAGMKFLNVGMSMMTGTLGKLLGGQFLRDVQTFVAAMDSMFGGFRTRADATYKLLQAPGTAFLVVATPERDALREAAYFVERLAAEEMPLAGLVLNRVHGSEAARLSSERALAAAENLDGVGIVDQTAGKAGLCDPADPAAVTSPEASESPLPPERNESTSHDQEPHTKKPQEPHDPKPHAQSRKPEHTEEDDASIADTVSVEQLTAGLLRLHAERMQVVAREQHTRDRFTALHPEVPMAEVAALPGDVHDLSGLRTIGERLAAGSVPAPAGAV; via the coding sequence ATGACGCTTGGCACGGACATCGCACCGGGGCTGGACACCGACGCGCTTCTCGACGACCCGGGCATCCGGATCGTCGTGTGCTGCGGCTCGGGCGGCGTCGGCAAGACGACGACCGCCGCGGCGCTCGGTGTACGCGCGGCCGAGCGCGGACGCAAGGTCGTCGTCCTCACGATCGACCCGGCCCGCCGGCTCGCCCAGTCCATGGGCATCGACCAGCTCGACAACATCCCGCGCCGGGTCGAGGACATCGGCGGTGACGGCGAACTGCACGCCATGATGCTCGACATGAAGCGCACCTTCGACGAGACCGTCGAGGCGCACACGGACGCCGAGCGGGCCCGCGCGATCCTGGAGAACCCCTTCTACCAGTCCCTGTCTGCCGGTTTCGCGGGCACGCAGGAGTACATGGCGATGGAGAAGCTCGGGCAGCTGAGGGCACGCGACGAGTGGGACCTGATCGTCGTCGACACCCCGCCGTCCCGCTCGGCACTGGACTTCCTGGACGCGCCGAAACGTCTCGGCTCGTTCCTGGACGGAAAGTTCATCCGGCTCCTGATCGCCCCCGCGAAGATCGGCGGGCGGGCCGGGATGAAGTTCCTCAATGTCGGCATGTCGATGATGACGGGGACGCTCGGCAAGTTGCTCGGCGGACAGTTCCTCCGGGACGTACAGACCTTCGTCGCGGCGATGGACTCCATGTTCGGCGGATTCCGTACCCGCGCCGATGCCACGTACAAGCTGCTCCAGGCCCCCGGCACGGCGTTCCTCGTCGTGGCGACGCCGGAGCGGGACGCGTTGCGCGAGGCCGCGTACTTCGTGGAACGGCTGGCTGCGGAGGAGATGCCACTGGCCGGTCTGGTGCTCAACCGGGTGCACGGCAGCGAGGCCGCGCGGCTCTCCTCGGAGCGGGCGCTGGCCGCCGCAGAAAATCTTGACGGCGTCGGCATTGTGGATCAGACGGCCGGGAAGGCTGGCCTTTGTGACCCGGCGGACCCGGCGGCTGTCACCTCTCCCGAAGCCTCCGAGTCACCGCTCCCCCCCGAGCGAAACGAGTCGACGTCGCACGACCAAGAGCCGCACACCAAAAAGCCGCAGGAGCCGCACGACCCGAAGCCGCATGCCCAGTCCAGGAAGCCCGAGCACACGGAGGAGGACGACGCCTCCATCGCCGACACCGTTTCCGTCGAGCAGCTGACCGCGGGTCTGCTGCGGCTGCATGCTGAGCGGATGCAGGTCGTCGCGCGCGAACAGCACACACGCGACCGCTTCACCGCGCTGCACCCCGAGGTCCCGATGGCCGAGGTGGCCGCGCTGCCCGGTGATGTGCACGACCTCTCAGGCCTTCGGACCATCGGGGAACGGCTCGCGGCCGGTTCCGTTCCCGCTCCGGCCGGAGCTGTGTAG
- a CDS encoding ArsA family ATPase gives MSRFQVVSGKGGTGKTTVAAALALALATEGRRTLLVEVEGRQGIAQLFESEALPYEERKIAVAPGGGEVHALAIDAERALLDYLQMFYKLGGAGRALKKLGAIDFATTIAPGVRDVLLTGKACEAVRRKDKQGRYIYDYVIMDAPPTGRITRFLNVNDEVAGLARIGPIHNQAQAVMRVLKSPETAVHLVTLLEEMPVQETVDGIAELRAAELPVGQVVVNMVRPHLLDEEALRTASGGRRKEIAKTLTRAGVTGSAGLVRPLVAQAAEHAQRVGLEREQRAVLAGLGLPTAELPLMGEGVSLSALYELAAEFRKQGVGDETVDAAGQGPARGARRPGQGVGS, from the coding sequence GTGAGCAGGTTCCAGGTCGTCAGCGGCAAGGGCGGGACCGGTAAGACCACGGTCGCCGCCGCACTCGCGCTCGCCCTCGCGACCGAGGGCAGGCGCACCCTCCTCGTCGAGGTCGAGGGCAGGCAGGGCATCGCCCAGCTCTTCGAGTCCGAAGCCCTCCCGTACGAGGAACGCAAGATCGCCGTGGCGCCCGGTGGCGGGGAGGTCCATGCGCTGGCGATCGACGCCGAACGCGCGCTGCTCGACTACCTCCAGATGTTCTACAAGCTGGGTGGTGCCGGCAGGGCGCTGAAGAAGCTCGGCGCGATCGACTTCGCCACCACCATCGCGCCCGGCGTCCGGGATGTCCTGCTGACCGGCAAGGCCTGTGAGGCAGTTCGCCGCAAGGACAAGCAGGGCCGGTACATCTACGACTACGTGATCATGGACGCGCCGCCCACCGGCCGCATCACCCGCTTCCTCAACGTGAACGACGAAGTGGCGGGGCTGGCGCGGATCGGTCCGATACACAATCAGGCGCAGGCCGTGATGCGGGTCCTGAAGTCTCCCGAGACGGCGGTCCACCTGGTGACGCTCCTCGAGGAGATGCCGGTCCAGGAGACCGTGGACGGCATCGCGGAGCTCCGGGCCGCCGAGCTGCCCGTGGGACAGGTCGTGGTGAACATGGTGCGCCCCCATCTGCTGGACGAGGAGGCGCTGCGTACGGCGTCGGGAGGCCGCCGCAAGGAGATCGCGAAGACGCTGACCAGGGCGGGCGTGACGGGTTCCGCCGGCCTCGTACGGCCACTGGTCGCACAGGCCGCCGAACACGCCCAGCGAGTGGGCCTGGAGCGCGAACAGCGCGCGGTGCTCGCCGGGCTGGGGCTCCCCACCGCCGAGCTGCCACTGATGGGCGAAGGGGTGAGCCTCTCCGCGCTGTACGAGCTGGCGGCGGAGTTCCGTAAACAGGGCGTGGGCGACGAGACGGTGGACGCGGCGGGGCAGGGGCCCGCAAGGGGCGCGCGGCGCCCCGGACAAGGGGTGGGTTCATGA
- a CDS encoding DUF4177 domain-containing protein, with product MTKWEYATVPLLVHATKQILDTWGEDGWELVQVVPGPNNPEQLVAYLKREKP from the coding sequence ATGACCAAGTGGGAATACGCGACCGTGCCCCTTCTCGTGCACGCGACCAAGCAGATTCTGGACACCTGGGGCGAGGACGGCTGGGAGCTGGTCCAGGTCGTTCCCGGCCCGAACAACCCCGAGCAGCTCGTGGCCTACCTGAAGCGGGAGAAGCCGTAG
- a CDS encoding RidA family protein, with translation MAGAVEAKLAELGLTLPGVVPPLASYQPAVQSGVYVYTSGQLPMVDGKLAVTGKVGAEVTPDEAKELAKTCALNALAAVKSVAGDLDRIARVVKVVGFVASASDFTGQPGVVNGASELLGAVLGDKGVHARSAVGVAVLPLDAPVEIEVQVELVEA, from the coding sequence GTGGCGGGCGCCGTCGAGGCGAAACTCGCCGAGCTCGGCCTGACGCTCCCGGGCGTCGTCCCGCCGCTGGCCTCGTACCAGCCGGCCGTGCAGTCCGGGGTGTACGTGTACACCTCCGGCCAGCTGCCGATGGTGGACGGCAAGCTCGCGGTGACCGGCAAGGTCGGCGCCGAGGTGACGCCGGACGAGGCCAAGGAGCTCGCGAAGACCTGCGCGCTCAACGCCCTGGCGGCCGTGAAGTCCGTCGCCGGGGACCTGGACCGGATCGCCCGGGTCGTGAAGGTCGTGGGCTTCGTCGCCTCGGCCAGCGACTTCACCGGGCAGCCGGGCGTGGTCAACGGCGCGAGTGAGCTGCTGGGCGCGGTCCTGGGCGACAAGGGCGTGCACGCGCGCAGCGCCGTGGGCGTAGCCGTACTGCCCCTGGACGCACCGGTGGAGATCGAGGTCCAGGTCGAGCTCGTCGAGGCCTGA
- a CDS encoding NUDIX hydrolase: MPNGQWYPPEWPARIRALASGDLTAVDPRRAATVMLLRDGPSGTGTAGPAVHMLRRRTSMAFAGGAYAYPGGGVDPRDDDHLVGWAGPSLEHWAERLGVETVTEAQAVVCAAVRETYEEAGVLLAGPTADTVVSDTTGADWEADREALVARELSFAAFLDRRGLVLRSDLLGAWARWITPEFEPRRYDTWFFVAALPEGQRTRNASTEADRTVWIRPGEAADGYDKGELLMMPPTVATLRALRPYGTAAEALKAADSQDLTPVLAQARMEGDALVLSWPGHEEFTKLIPTATPGAIPHE, encoded by the coding sequence ATGCCCAATGGTCAGTGGTACCCCCCGGAATGGCCCGCACGGATCAGGGCCCTCGCCAGCGGCGACCTGACGGCCGTGGACCCCAGGCGTGCGGCCACCGTGATGCTGCTGCGGGACGGCCCGTCCGGGACGGGCACCGCCGGTCCGGCCGTCCACATGCTGCGCCGGCGCACCTCCATGGCCTTTGCCGGGGGCGCGTACGCCTATCCGGGTGGCGGCGTCGACCCGCGCGACGACGACCACCTCGTGGGGTGGGCGGGACCGTCCCTGGAGCACTGGGCCGAACGGCTGGGCGTGGAGACGGTCACCGAGGCGCAGGCCGTCGTCTGTGCGGCGGTCCGTGAGACGTACGAGGAGGCGGGCGTCCTGCTGGCCGGACCCACTGCCGACACCGTCGTGAGCGACACCACGGGCGCCGACTGGGAGGCCGACCGCGAGGCACTGGTGGCCCGTGAGCTGTCCTTCGCCGCCTTCCTCGACCGGCGGGGCCTGGTCCTTCGCTCCGACCTGCTGGGCGCGTGGGCGCGCTGGATCACTCCGGAGTTCGAACCGCGCCGGTACGACACCTGGTTCTTCGTGGCCGCGCTCCCGGAGGGCCAGCGCACCCGGAACGCGTCCACCGAGGCCGACCGGACGGTGTGGATCCGCCCGGGCGAGGCCGCCGACGGCTACGACAAGGGCGAACTGCTGATGATGCCGCCGACCGTGGCCACGCTGCGGGCGCTGAGGCCGTACGGGACGGCCGCAGAGGCGCTGAAGGCGGCGGATTCCCAGGACCTGACTCCTGTGCTCGCACAGGCCCGTATGGAGGGTGACGCGTTGGTGCTGAGCTGGCCGGGGCACGAGGAGTTCACCAAACTCATCCCGACGGCGACGCCGGGGGCGATTCCGCATGAGTGA
- a CDS encoding MBL fold metallo-hydrolase: protein MSDAAALPGQPRGGILSGPATTRTVNVLAPNASAMTLDGTNTWIVAEPDSDLAVVIDPGPLDEEHLRAVIDTAEKSGRRVGLTLLTHGHPDHAEGAARFAELTRTKVRALDVALRLGDEGLTAGDVITTGGLELRVVPTPGHTADSLSFHLPADRAVLTGDTILGRGTTVVAHPDGRLGDYLDTLRRLRSLTVDDGVHTVLPGHGPVLEDAQGAVEFYLAHRAHRLAQVETAVEAGHRTPAEVVAAVYADVDRSLWPAAELSVRAQLEYLGEHGLIE from the coding sequence ATGAGTGACGCGGCAGCGCTGCCCGGGCAGCCCCGCGGCGGCATCCTCTCCGGCCCCGCCACCACCCGTACGGTCAACGTCCTCGCGCCCAACGCGTCGGCGATGACTCTGGACGGCACCAACACCTGGATCGTCGCGGAGCCGGATTCCGATCTCGCGGTCGTCATCGACCCGGGGCCGCTCGACGAGGAACACCTGCGGGCCGTCATCGACACCGCGGAGAAGTCCGGGCGGCGCGTCGGCCTCACGCTGCTCACGCACGGCCATCCCGACCACGCCGAGGGCGCGGCCCGCTTCGCCGAGCTCACCCGTACGAAGGTGCGTGCCCTGGACGTGGCGCTGCGCCTGGGCGACGAGGGGCTGACGGCGGGCGACGTGATCACCACCGGGGGCCTCGAACTCCGGGTCGTGCCCACTCCGGGGCACACCGCGGACTCGCTCTCCTTCCACCTGCCCGCCGACCGTGCGGTGCTGACGGGCGACACGATTCTCGGGCGTGGCACGACGGTCGTCGCGCACCCGGACGGCCGGCTCGGCGACTACCTCGACACGCTGCGGAGACTGCGCTCGCTGACGGTCGACGACGGCGTGCACACGGTGCTCCCGGGACACGGCCCTGTGCTGGAGGACGCCCAGGGGGCGGTCGAGTTCTACCTCGCTCACAGGGCACACCGGCTGGCCCAGGTGGAGACGGCCGTGGAGGCCGGTCACCGGACACCGGCGGAGGTGGTGGCGGCGGTGTACGCGGACGTGGACCGTTCCCTGTGGCCCGCCGCGGAGCTGTCGGTGCGTGCCCAGCTGGAGTACCTGGGGGAACACGGCCTGATCGAGTGA
- a CDS encoding Crp/Fnr family transcriptional regulator: MDDVLRRAPLFAALDDEQAAELRASMSEVTLARGDALFHEGDPGDRLYVVTEGKVKLHRTSPDGRENMLAVLGPGELIGELSLFDPGPRTATATALTEVKLLGLGHGDLQPWLNARPEVATALLRAVARRLRKTNDQMSDLVFSDVPGRVARALLDLSRRFGVQSEEGIHVVHDLTQEELAQLVGASRETVNKALADFAGRGWLRLEARAVILLDVERLAKRSR, from the coding sequence GTGGACGACGTTCTGCGGCGCGCCCCGCTTTTCGCGGCGCTCGATGATGAGCAGGCCGCGGAGCTCCGCGCCTCGATGAGTGAGGTGACCCTCGCGCGCGGTGACGCGCTGTTCCACGAGGGCGACCCCGGCGACCGCCTGTATGTGGTCACCGAGGGCAAGGTGAAGCTCCACCGCACCTCCCCCGACGGACGCGAGAACATGCTGGCCGTCCTCGGTCCCGGCGAGCTGATCGGAGAGCTGTCGCTCTTCGACCCGGGCCCGCGCACCGCCACGGCGACCGCGCTCACCGAGGTCAAGCTGCTCGGCCTCGGCCACGGCGACCTCCAGCCCTGGCTGAACGCGCGCCCCGAGGTGGCCACCGCGCTGCTGCGCGCCGTCGCCCGCAGGCTGCGCAAGACCAACGACCAGATGTCCGACCTGGTCTTCTCCGATGTGCCGGGCCGTGTCGCCCGTGCGCTCCTCGACCTGTCGCGCCGCTTCGGCGTCCAGTCGGAGGAGGGCATTCACGTCGTGCACGACCTGACCCAGGAAGAGCTGGCCCAGCTGGTCGGCGCCTCCCGCGAGACGGTCAACAAGGCACTCGCGGACTTCGCGGGCCGCGGCTGGCTGCGCCTCGAGGCACGTGCCGTGATCCTGCTGGACGTGGAGCGGCTGGCGAAGCGTTCGCGCTGA
- the nth gene encoding endonuclease III → MGEQPVRGRKKAVKRPTGPTPAAKRTAKPESRLAMVRRARRINRELAELYPYAHPELDFRNPFELLVATVLSAQTTDLRVNQTTPALFAAYPTPEDMAAAVPEKLEEIIRPTGFFRAKSRSLIGLSAALRDDFGGEVPGRLADLVKLPGVGRKTANVVLGNAFGVPGITVDTHFGRLVRRWKWTEQEDPEKVEAEIAEIFPKSDWTMLSHRVVFHGRRICHSRKPACGACPIAPLCPSYGEGETDPEKARKLLKYEMGGYPGQRLSPPPDYPGMPAPPLGAG, encoded by the coding sequence GTGGGCGAACAGCCCGTACGGGGTCGTAAAAAAGCCGTAAAACGCCCGACCGGGCCAACGCCGGCAGCCAAGAGGACGGCGAAACCGGAATCGCGCCTCGCGATGGTCCGCCGTGCCCGCAGGATCAACCGCGAACTGGCCGAGCTCTATCCGTACGCCCATCCCGAGCTGGACTTCCGCAACCCGTTCGAGCTCCTGGTGGCCACGGTGCTCTCCGCCCAGACCACCGACCTGAGGGTCAACCAGACGACTCCCGCGCTCTTCGCCGCCTATCCGACCCCCGAGGACATGGCAGCCGCCGTACCCGAGAAGCTCGAGGAGATCATCCGGCCGACCGGTTTCTTCCGGGCCAAGTCGCGGTCCCTGATCGGCCTGTCGGCGGCCCTCCGGGACGACTTCGGCGGTGAGGTCCCCGGCCGCCTCGCCGATCTCGTGAAGCTGCCCGGCGTCGGCCGCAAGACGGCCAACGTCGTCCTCGGCAATGCCTTCGGCGTACCCGGCATCACGGTCGACACCCACTTCGGCCGGCTGGTCCGCCGCTGGAAATGGACGGAGCAGGAGGACCCGGAGAAGGTCGAGGCGGAAATCGCGGAGATCTTCCCGAAGAGCGACTGGACGATGCTCTCGCACCGCGTCGTCTTCCACGGCCGCCGCATCTGCCACTCCCGCAAGCCCGCCTGCGGCGCCTGTCCGATCGCCCCGCTCTGTCCCTCGTACGGTGAGGGCGAGACGGACCCGGAGAAGGCCAGGAAGCTCCTCAAGTACGAGATGGGCGGATATCCCGGCCAGCGCCTCAGCCCGCCCCCGGACTACCCGGGCATGCCCGCGCCACCCCTGGGAGCCGGGTGA
- a CDS encoding NUDIX hydrolase, translated as MTHAQSTRAARNAATTQAATTRTDASQTGAPHDSAVTVTTEGLPGWLDPVASAARSVRAQQLSRFLPPESGAGRQSAVLILFGEGERGPELLLMERSGSLRSHPGQPSFPGGSLDPEDGDQATTGPLRAALREAEEETGLDPSGVQIFGVLPRLYIPVSSFVVTPVLGWWRTPSPVGVVDPAETARVFTVPVADLTDPANRATAVHPSGHRGPAFLVESALVWGFTAGVIDRILHYAGWERPWDRAKQVPLDWRA; from the coding sequence ATGACGCACGCACAGAGCACACGGGCCGCACGGAACGCGGCCACCACACAGGCGGCCACGACGCGGACGGACGCGTCGCAGACAGGTGCGCCCCACGACAGCGCGGTCACCGTCACCACCGAAGGACTGCCCGGCTGGCTCGACCCCGTCGCGAGCGCGGCGCGGAGCGTCCGGGCCCAGCAGCTCAGCCGGTTCCTGCCGCCCGAGAGCGGAGCCGGCCGCCAGTCGGCCGTCCTGATCCTCTTCGGGGAGGGAGAGCGCGGCCCCGAGCTGCTCCTGATGGAGCGCTCCGGATCCCTGCGCTCCCACCCCGGCCAGCCGTCCTTCCCCGGGGGCTCCCTCGACCCGGAGGACGGCGACCAGGCGACCACAGGCCCGCTCAGGGCGGCGCTGCGGGAGGCCGAGGAGGAGACAGGCCTCGATCCGAGCGGTGTCCAGATCTTCGGTGTCCTGCCCCGCCTCTACATCCCGGTGAGCAGCTTCGTGGTCACGCCCGTCCTCGGCTGGTGGCGGACGCCGAGCCCCGTCGGCGTGGTCGACCCGGCAGAGACCGCCCGCGTCTTCACCGTCCCCGTGGCGGATCTCACGGATCCGGCCAACCGGGCCACGGCCGTTCATCCGAGCGGCCACCGAGGTCCGGCATTTCTGGTCGAATCAGCCCTGGTCTGGGGATTCACAGCCGGTGTGATCGACCGGATTCTGCACTACGCGGGGTGGGAACGCCCCTGGGACAGGGCCAAGCAGGTGCCGCTCGACTGGCGCGCATGA